Part of the Thermococcus barossii genome is shown below.
TACTGTTTGATGACTTGGTATACAGACATGAGTCAGCGAATTTATCCCGATTAAAGCCATCTCCCTCGGGGAAAAGCTTATAAGCCAACCCCCGCAATGCCCACCAGTGATTAAAAACCACCTTTCTCGGAGGTGTTCGCAGTGGAAGCCAAGTTCGAGATACCCGTATGCACATCATGCGGAAAGGAGATAACCCCCAGGGAGCACGCCACTCACTTCGTCTGCCCGAACTGTGGCGAGGAGATAATCTGGCGCTGCGAAAGCTGCAGGGTCCTCTCAGTCCCCTACAAGTGCCCCAAGTGCGGCTGGGAGGGGCCGTGAAGTTTAGGAGGTGAAAAAAGATGGCTGACTTCAACCTTGTTGGCGTTATTAAGGTCATGCCGACCGACCCGGAGGTCAACCTCGACGAGCTCGAGGAGAAGCTGAAAGCTGTTATCCCTGAGAAGTTCGGTCTCGCAAAGGTCGAGCGCGAGCCGATTGCCTTTGGTCTCGTCGCCCT
Proteins encoded:
- a CDS encoding zinc finger domain-containing protein, coding for MEAKFEIPVCTSCGKEITPREHATHFVCPNCGEEIIWRCESCRVLSVPYKCPKCGWEGP
- a CDS encoding elongation factor 1-beta, whose protein sequence is MADFNLVGVIKVMPTDPEVNLDELEEKLKAVIPEKFGLAKVEREPIAFGLVALKFYVLGKDAEGYSYDEVTEIFRQVENVESAEVETVSRI